From a region of the Mercurialis annua linkage group LG1-X, ddMerAnnu1.2, whole genome shotgun sequence genome:
- the LOC126665808 gene encoding protein ROOT PRIMORDIUM DEFECTIVE 1 isoform X2, with protein MRMRSQIFRLVLKHPFTAAITIRSKTTSAQYVASRYRDATFEKLMERYKNLLKVISIQDLILANPTKSNTPPSVSLDFLSRLSQTLHLNRGAPSFLRRYPHIFHIFYNPTLSKPFCRLTDTALEISRREAQVWRELGLPDDFEDSLISQNPRLFRLRDAHEPNTHVLELVDEIPDNHFTAAVESWRVTECCRKDCSADRTEIQYSFKHQYPPGMWLSKNFRAKVKEWQRLPYIGPYQKLEETIKSKAGILRFEKRSVAIVHEFLSLTVEKMVEVEKISHFRKCFGIDLNIRDLFLDHPGIFYLSTKGKRHTVFLREAYERDLLIDPNPVYDIRRKLLDLVILGRRGMFIDKSKPGETGKDAEPEFQNEIDE; from the exons ATGAGAATGAGAAGTCAGATTTTTAGACTGGTTTTGAAACACCCATTTACGGCAGCTATAACTATAAGATCCAAAACAACCTCTGCTCAGTATGTAGCGTCCAGATATAGAGATGCTACGTTTGAGAAACTTATGGAAAGGTATAAAAACCTTCTCAAAGTCATTTCTATCCAAGACCTCATTCTCGCAAACCCCACCAAGTCCAACACCCCTCCATCAGTTTCTCTTGATTTCCTCTCCAGACTCTCCCAGACGCTTCACCTTAACCGTGGCGCCCCTTCTTTCCTCCGTAGATATCCTCACATTTTCCACATTTTCTACAATCCCACATTGTCTAAACCCTTTTGCAGATTGACCGATACTGCTCTCGAGATTTCCCGCCGAGAAGCTCAG GTTTGGAGGGAGCTCGGGCTGCCTGATGACTTTGAGGACTCGCTCATATCCCAAAATCCGCGGCTGTTTAGATTGCGAGATGCCCATGAGCCCAATACGCATGTTCTGGAGCTGGTGGATGAAATTCCTGACAACCATTTCACAGCGGCAGTTGAAAGTTGGAGGGTGACTGAATGTTGTAGGAAGGATTGTAGTGCTGATAGAACCGAAATTCAATATAGTTTCAAACATCAGTATCCTCCGGGAATGTGGTTGAGTAAGAATTTCAGGGCTAAGGTCAAGGAATGGCAGAGATTACCATACATAGGACCCTATCAGAAATTGGAAGAGACAATAAAATCTAAAGCAGGAATTTTGAGATTCGAGAAAAGATCAGTGGCGATTGTGCATGAGTTTTTGAGTTTGACGGTGGAGAAGATGGTGGAGGTGGAGAAGATAAGCCATTTCAGAAAATGTTTCGGGATTGATTTAAACATAAGGGATTTGTTCTTGGATCATCCAggtatattttatttgtctaccaAAGGAAAGAGACATACTGTTTTTCTCAGGGAAGCATATGAGAGGGATCTCTTAATTGATCCTAATCCAGTATATGACATCCGGAGAAAACTTCTTGATCTTGTCATTCTGGGTCGCCGTGGTATGTTTATTGACAAATCAAAGCCTGGTGAGACTGGAAAAGATGCAGAACCCGAGTTTCAAAATGAGATCGACGAATGA
- the LOC126665808 gene encoding protein ROOT PRIMORDIUM DEFECTIVE 1 isoform X1: protein MRMRSQIFRLVLKHPFTAAITIRSKTTSAQYVASRYRDATFEKLMERYKNLLKVISIQDLILANPTKSNTPPSVSLDFLSRLSQTLHLNRGAPSFLRRYPHIFHIFYNPTLSKPFCRLTDTALEISRREAQVISDSLPVVVDRLVRLLALSTTKSLPLRAVFKVWRELGLPDDFEDSLISQNPRLFRLRDAHEPNTHVLELVDEIPDNHFTAAVESWRVTECCRKDCSADRTEIQYSFKHQYPPGMWLSKNFRAKVKEWQRLPYIGPYQKLEETIKSKAGILRFEKRSVAIVHEFLSLTVEKMVEVEKISHFRKCFGIDLNIRDLFLDHPGIFYLSTKGKRHTVFLREAYERDLLIDPNPVYDIRRKLLDLVILGRRGMFIDKSKPGETGKDAEPEFQNEIDE, encoded by the coding sequence ATGAGAATGAGAAGTCAGATTTTTAGACTGGTTTTGAAACACCCATTTACGGCAGCTATAACTATAAGATCCAAAACAACCTCTGCTCAGTATGTAGCGTCCAGATATAGAGATGCTACGTTTGAGAAACTTATGGAAAGGTATAAAAACCTTCTCAAAGTCATTTCTATCCAAGACCTCATTCTCGCAAACCCCACCAAGTCCAACACCCCTCCATCAGTTTCTCTTGATTTCCTCTCCAGACTCTCCCAGACGCTTCACCTTAACCGTGGCGCCCCTTCTTTCCTCCGTAGATATCCTCACATTTTCCACATTTTCTACAATCCCACATTGTCTAAACCCTTTTGCAGATTGACCGATACTGCTCTCGAGATTTCCCGCCGAGAAGCTCAGGTTATAAGTGATTCCTTGCCTGTTGTTGTTGATCGGTTGGTTCGCCTTTTAGCATTGTCCACTACTAAATCGTTGCCTCTTCGTGCCGTCTTCAAGGTTTGGAGGGAGCTCGGGCTGCCTGATGACTTTGAGGACTCGCTCATATCCCAAAATCCGCGGCTGTTTAGATTGCGAGATGCCCATGAGCCCAATACGCATGTTCTGGAGCTGGTGGATGAAATTCCTGACAACCATTTCACAGCGGCAGTTGAAAGTTGGAGGGTGACTGAATGTTGTAGGAAGGATTGTAGTGCTGATAGAACCGAAATTCAATATAGTTTCAAACATCAGTATCCTCCGGGAATGTGGTTGAGTAAGAATTTCAGGGCTAAGGTCAAGGAATGGCAGAGATTACCATACATAGGACCCTATCAGAAATTGGAAGAGACAATAAAATCTAAAGCAGGAATTTTGAGATTCGAGAAAAGATCAGTGGCGATTGTGCATGAGTTTTTGAGTTTGACGGTGGAGAAGATGGTGGAGGTGGAGAAGATAAGCCATTTCAGAAAATGTTTCGGGATTGATTTAAACATAAGGGATTTGTTCTTGGATCATCCAggtatattttatttgtctaccaAAGGAAAGAGACATACTGTTTTTCTCAGGGAAGCATATGAGAGGGATCTCTTAATTGATCCTAATCCAGTATATGACATCCGGAGAAAACTTCTTGATCTTGTCATTCTGGGTCGCCGTGGTATGTTTATTGACAAATCAAAGCCTGGTGAGACTGGAAAAGATGCAGAACCCGAGTTTCAAAATGAGATCGACGAATGA
- the LOC126663047 gene encoding sodium/pyruvate cotransporter BASS2, chloroplastic — translation MASMASRFLIKDCKLQTCEAVYRPSSCFPANRRIRFHLDIRNGISLPDNGGICPIQCKPRSPVVAVGAPYRNSQVLCKAATNMSGDIPSSTPSGMSTYEKIIETLTTLFPVWVILGTIIGIYKPAAVTWLQTDLFTLGLGFLMLSMGLTLTFEDFRRCLRNPWTVGVGFLAQYLIKPMLGFAIAMTLKLSAPLATGLILVSCCPGGQASNVATYISKGNVALSVLMTTCSTIGAIIMTPLLTKLLAGQLVPVDAAGLAISTFQVVLVPTIIGVLANEFFPKFTSKIITVTPLIGVILTTLLCASPIGQVADVLKTQGAQLILPVAALHGAAFAIGYWLSKTSFGESTSRTISIECGMQSSALGFLLAQKHFTNPLVAVPSAVSVVCMALGGSALAVFWRNMPIPVDDKDDFKE, via the exons ATGGCTTCCATGGCTTCCAGATTCTTGATTAAAGATTGCAAGTTACAGACGTGTGAAGCGGTTTATAGACCCAGTTCTTGTTTTCCTGCTAATAGGAGAATAAGATTTCATCTGG ATATCAGAAATGGAATTTCTTTGCCTGACAATGGAGGAATTTGTCCAATTCAGTGCAAGCCACGAAGTCCAGTTGTTGCTGTTGGTGCTCCTTATCG GAACTCCCAAGTATTGTGCAAGGCTGCAACGAATATGTCTGGTGATATTCCCAGTAGCACACCTAGTGGAATGAGCACATACGAAAAGATAATTGAAACTCTTACAACTCTCTTCCCTGTGTGG GTTATATTGGGCACCATCATTGGTATCTACAAGCCAGCTGCG GTCACATGGCTGCAGACAGACCTATTTACCCTTGGCCTTGGATTTCTCATGCTATCAATGGGATTGACTTTGACATTTGAAGATTTTAGACGGTGTTTAAGAAATCCATGGACA GTGGGTGTAGGATTTTTGGCTCAGTACTTAATCAAACCCATGTTAGGCTTCGCTATCGCAATG ACTCTAAAACTGTCAGCACCTCTTGCAACTGGTCTTATTTTGGTCTCATGTTGTCCTGGAGGTCAGGCATCTAATGTCGCAACCTATATATCAAAGGGAAATGTAGCGCTTTCTGTTCTCATGACAAC GTGTTCAACCATTGGAGCAATTATCATGACACCTCTCCTTACTAAGCTTCTCGCTGGTCAGCTTGTTCCGGTTGATGCTGCG GGATTGGCTATCAGTACATTTCAGGTTGTTTTAGTACCAACTATAATTGGAG TGCTAGCAAATGAATTTTTCCCTAAATTCACTTCAAAAATAATCACTGTGACACCTTTGATTGGAGTTATTCTCACAACGCTACTCTGCGCAAGCCCT ATTGGGCAAGTTGCTGATGTCTTGAAAACTCAAGGAGCACAACTAATATTGCCCGTGGCTGCCCTACATGGTGCTGCATTTGCTATTGGTTATTGGTTGTCAAAAACATCATTTGGCGAATCCACCTCTCGTACTATATCCATAGAATGTGGGATGCAG AGCTCTGCACTTGGATTTTTGCTTGCCCAAAAACATTTCACTAATCCCTTAGTGGCTGTGCCTTCTGCTGTTAGTGTTGTTTGCATGGCG CTTGGTGGGAGTGCTCTTGCAGTGTTTTGGAGGAACATGCCAATTCCTGTTGATGACAAGGATGACTTCAAggaataa